A section of the Pimelobacter simplex genome encodes:
- a CDS encoding long-chain-fatty-acid--CoA ligase produces the protein MTNLAEFLENSAQKFPDRTAIVFGDTRLSYPQVNGAANQVANLLVSRGIKPGDKVALSCPNLPYFTIVYYGILKAGATVVPLNVLLKGREVAYHLGDSDAKAYFAFQGTPDLPIGAEAYDGFQAADGCEHFFVITADPTAPSPIEGTETLGQGLAGQAPTFDTVAVDDDDTAVILYTSGTTGQPKGAELRHRNMRDNALAGTDLFGADPDHPDTYLCVLPLFHSFGQTVIQNGAFAFGGTVVMLPRFEAAPALGLMLKEKVSFFAGVPTMYWGLLGALDDTVDVKTLAENLRVAVAGGAALPVEVHHQFEERFGVTILEGYGLSETSPVASFSRLGEPVRVGSIGTPIPGVEMKLIDPDSWAEITDPDGIGEIAIKGHNIMKGYYKRADATAEAIDAEGWFRSGDLGKKDADGWYYIVDRSKDMIIRGGYNVYPREIEEVLLTHPAVSLAAVIGVPHESHGEEIKAFVILKPGAEAAADEIVAWGKEQMAAYKYPRVVEIVEGLPMTATGKILKRELS, from the coding sequence ATGACGAACCTCGCCGAGTTCCTCGAGAACAGCGCCCAGAAGTTCCCCGACCGCACCGCGATCGTCTTCGGGGACACGCGCCTGAGCTACCCCCAGGTCAACGGGGCGGCCAACCAGGTCGCCAACCTGCTGGTCTCGCGGGGGATCAAGCCCGGTGACAAGGTGGCGCTGAGCTGCCCCAACCTGCCGTACTTCACGATCGTCTACTACGGCATCCTCAAGGCCGGCGCGACCGTCGTCCCGCTCAACGTGCTGCTCAAGGGCCGCGAGGTCGCCTACCACCTCGGTGACTCCGACGCGAAGGCCTACTTCGCCTTCCAGGGCACGCCGGACCTGCCCATCGGCGCCGAGGCGTACGACGGCTTCCAGGCCGCCGACGGCTGCGAGCACTTCTTCGTCATCACCGCCGACCCGACCGCGCCGTCGCCGATCGAGGGCACCGAGACGCTCGGCCAGGGCCTGGCCGGCCAGGCGCCGACCTTCGACACGGTCGCCGTCGACGACGACGACACCGCCGTCATCCTCTACACCTCGGGCACCACCGGCCAGCCCAAGGGCGCCGAGCTGCGGCACCGCAACATGCGCGACAACGCGCTCGCCGGCACCGACCTGTTCGGCGCCGACCCGGACCACCCGGACACCTACCTCTGCGTGCTGCCGCTGTTCCACTCGTTCGGCCAGACCGTCATCCAGAACGGCGCCTTCGCCTTCGGTGGCACCGTCGTGATGCTGCCGCGCTTCGAGGCCGCGCCCGCGCTGGGCCTGATGCTCAAGGAGAAGGTCTCCTTCTTCGCCGGCGTCCCCACGATGTACTGGGGCCTGCTCGGCGCGCTCGACGACACCGTCGACGTCAAGACGCTCGCCGAGAACCTCCGCGTCGCGGTGGCCGGCGGCGCCGCGCTGCCGGTCGAGGTGCACCACCAGTTCGAGGAGCGCTTCGGCGTCACCATCCTCGAGGGCTACGGCCTCTCCGAGACCTCGCCGGTCGCGAGCTTCTCGCGCCTGGGCGAGCCGGTCCGCGTCGGCTCCATCGGTACGCCGATCCCCGGCGTCGAGATGAAGCTCATCGACCCCGACAGCTGGGCCGAGATCACCGACCCCGACGGCATCGGCGAGATCGCCATCAAGGGCCACAACATCATGAAGGGCTACTACAAGCGGGCCGACGCCACGGCCGAGGCGATCGACGCCGAGGGCTGGTTCCGCTCCGGTGACCTCGGCAAGAAGGACGCCGACGGCTGGTACTACATCGTCGACCGGTCCAAGGACATGATCATCCGCGGTGGCTACAACGTCTACCCGCGCGAGATCGAGGAGGTCCTCCTCACCCACCCGGCCGTCTCGCTCGCCGCCGTGATCGGCGTCCCGCACGAGAGCCACGGCGAGGAGATCAAGGCGTTCGTCATCCTCAAGCCGGGTGCGGAGGCCGCCGCCGACGAGATCGTCGCGTGGGGCAAGGAGCAGATGGCGGCCTACAAGTACCCCCGCGTCGTCGAGATCGTCGAGGGCCTGCCGATGACCGCCACGGGCAAGATCCTCAAGCGCGAGCTGTCCTAG
- a CDS encoding RNA polymerase subunit sigma-70 codes for MSVEMQGKVLPMSEIDEAAFTRLAERHRRELHVHCYRMLGSFQDAEDTVQETFLRAWRRRETYEGRATFRAWLYRIATNACLDLLAQRRPEPASGGEVTWLQPYPDRLLDELSADDADEPEAVALARETVELAYLAAVQHLAPRPRAVLILRDVLGWPAKDVGAFLGDSVNSVNSALQRARAGLREHLPAERQDWSGGTGGTGGTRADDVRTRELVRRYTDASVATDVDTLAAMLRDDVRCSMPPTPGVQVGRDAVVADWVSGGFVGMTGLRGVPTGVNRQPAVAFYLWQEDAGAYLPLTIDVLRITGGAITEITTFDHEQFPRLGLPARLEAEPGDAS; via the coding sequence ATGAGTGTGGAGATGCAGGGCAAGGTGCTCCCCATGAGCGAGATCGACGAGGCGGCGTTCACGCGGCTGGCGGAGCGGCACCGGCGCGAGCTGCACGTGCACTGCTACCGGATGCTCGGCTCGTTCCAGGACGCCGAGGACACCGTGCAGGAGACCTTCCTGCGGGCCTGGCGGCGGCGCGAGACCTACGAGGGACGCGCGACCTTCCGGGCCTGGCTCTACCGGATCGCGACCAACGCCTGCCTGGACCTGCTGGCCCAGCGCCGTCCCGAGCCCGCGTCGGGCGGCGAGGTGACCTGGCTGCAGCCCTACCCGGACCGGCTCCTCGACGAGCTCTCCGCGGACGACGCGGACGAGCCGGAGGCCGTCGCCCTCGCCCGCGAGACCGTCGAGCTGGCCTACCTGGCCGCCGTCCAGCACCTCGCCCCGCGGCCCCGGGCGGTGCTGATCCTGCGCGACGTGCTCGGCTGGCCGGCCAAGGACGTCGGCGCGTTCCTCGGCGACTCGGTCAACTCGGTCAACAGCGCCCTGCAGCGCGCCCGGGCCGGGCTGCGCGAGCACCTGCCCGCCGAGCGGCAGGACTGGTCGGGCGGCACGGGCGGGACGGGCGGCACCAGAGCGGACGACGTACGGACGCGGGAGCTGGTCCGCCGCTACACCGACGCCAGCGTCGCCACCGACGTCGACACCCTGGCCGCGATGCTGCGCGACGACGTCCGCTGCTCGATGCCGCCCACCCCGGGCGTGCAGGTCGGCCGCGACGCGGTGGTGGCCGACTGGGTCTCCGGCGGGTTCGTCGGCATGACCGGGCTGCGCGGCGTCCCCACGGGGGTGAACCGGCAGCCCGCCGTCGCCTTCTACCTGTGGCAGGAGGACGCGGGCGCCTACCTGCCGCTGACCATCGACGTCCTGCGGATCACCGGCGGGGCGATCACCGAGATCACCACCTTCGACCACGAGCAGTTCCCGCGGCTCGGGCTGCCCGCGCGGCTGGAGGCCGAGCCCGGCGACGCGTCGTGA
- a CDS encoding phosphoribosylaminoimidazolesuccinocarboxamide synthase encodes MTLANIPPAPELPGARHLHSGKVRDLYELTEGPHTGKLLMVASDRLSIFDFVLETTIPDKGEILTRMSLWWFDQLADLVPNHVISTDVPEAVRGRAVICERLDMFPVECVARGYLTGSGLLDYRATGEVCGIALPAGLDDGSRLETPIFTPATKADLGDHDENVSYDAVVATVGADTAAALRDLTLRVYSRAEEIARSKGILLADTKFEFGVAPGGDGTIVLADEVLTPDSSRYWPADDWQPGRAQPSYDKQIVRNWALSPESGWVKSSGEAPPPLPPEVVERTRSRYLEAYELLTGERF; translated from the coding sequence GTGACGCTCGCGAACATCCCGCCCGCACCCGAGCTGCCCGGCGCCCGCCACCTGCACTCCGGCAAGGTGCGCGACCTCTACGAGCTGACCGAGGGACCGCACACCGGCAAGCTCCTCATGGTCGCCAGCGACCGGCTCTCGATCTTCGACTTCGTGCTCGAGACGACGATCCCCGACAAGGGCGAGATCCTCACCCGGATGTCGCTGTGGTGGTTCGACCAGCTCGCCGACCTCGTCCCGAACCACGTCATCTCCACCGACGTCCCCGAGGCCGTCCGCGGCCGCGCCGTCATCTGCGAGCGCCTCGACATGTTCCCCGTCGAGTGCGTCGCCCGCGGCTACCTCACCGGCTCCGGCCTGCTCGACTACCGCGCCACCGGCGAGGTCTGCGGCATCGCCCTGCCCGCCGGCCTCGACGACGGCAGCCGCCTGGAGACGCCGATCTTCACCCCCGCCACCAAGGCCGACCTCGGCGACCACGACGAGAACGTCTCGTACGACGCCGTCGTGGCCACCGTCGGCGCCGACACCGCCGCCGCCCTGCGCGACCTGACCCTCCGGGTCTACAGCCGCGCCGAGGAGATCGCCCGCAGCAAGGGCATCCTGCTCGCCGACACCAAGTTCGAGTTCGGCGTCGCCCCCGGCGGCGACGGCACGATCGTGCTCGCCGACGAGGTCCTCACCCCCGACTCCTCGCGCTACTGGCCGGCCGACGACTGGCAGCCCGGGCGCGCGCAGCCGTCGTACGACAAGCAGATCGTGCGCAACTGGGCCCTCTCGCCCGAGAGCGGCTGGGTCAAGTCGTCCGGTGAGGCCCCGCCGCCGCTGCCGCCCGAGGTCGTCGAGCGGACCCGCTCGCGCTACCTCGAGGCCTACGAGCTGCTCACTGGCGAGCGCTTCTGA
- a CDS encoding sulfotransferase family protein: MTREPRPDFLLVGAPKAGTSALHLALAAHPDVFVTTPKEPKFWLCEDAPPPHWRGPGDRHSQQEWIWHPDRYADLFRPAPPDALRGESTPFYLWHRGAQRRIAEALPGVRIVAVVRDPIDRAYSNWMHLWSDGLEPEADFETAFALQDERIAAGYAPFWHYRDLGLYGEQLRDLLKLVEPARVLVVRYRDIVDHPAATIDRTCRFLGIREGQVTSIPRDNSRPYVAPGWRPRLLGPVVRAGAAAGQFAPPEVWRRASVPLVARLQARDAHRPSLSPAQRERLLPAFADDIGLLGELTGEDFSDWLSTRDRGSFAQRSGAAPGLSAPA, from the coding sequence ATGACCCGAGAGCCGCGGCCCGACTTCCTGCTCGTCGGTGCGCCCAAGGCCGGCACGAGCGCGCTCCACCTCGCGCTCGCCGCGCACCCCGACGTCTTCGTGACCACCCCCAAGGAACCGAAGTTCTGGCTCTGCGAGGACGCCCCGCCGCCGCACTGGCGCGGGCCCGGCGACCGGCACTCGCAGCAGGAGTGGATCTGGCACCCCGACCGGTACGCCGACCTCTTCCGCCCCGCTCCCCCGGACGCGCTCCGCGGCGAGAGCACTCCCTTCTACCTCTGGCACCGCGGCGCCCAGCGCCGGATCGCCGAGGCGCTGCCCGGCGTACGGATCGTCGCGGTGGTGCGCGACCCGATCGACCGCGCCTACAGCAACTGGATGCACCTGTGGTCCGACGGTCTCGAGCCGGAGGCGGACTTCGAGACCGCGTTCGCCCTCCAGGACGAGCGGATCGCGGCCGGCTACGCGCCCTTCTGGCACTACCGCGACCTCGGCCTGTACGGCGAGCAGCTGCGCGACCTGCTCAAGCTGGTCGAGCCTGCGCGGGTGCTCGTCGTCCGCTACCGCGACATCGTGGACCACCCGGCCGCCACGATCGACCGGACCTGCCGCTTCCTCGGCATCCGCGAGGGCCAGGTGACGTCGATCCCCCGCGACAACTCCCGTCCGTACGTCGCCCCGGGCTGGCGTCCGCGCCTGCTCGGCCCGGTCGTGCGCGCCGGCGCCGCGGCCGGGCAGTTCGCGCCGCCCGAGGTCTGGCGGCGGGCGAGCGTGCCGCTGGTCGCGCGCCTGCAGGCCCGCGACGCCCACCGGCCCTCGCTGAGCCCGGCCCAGCGGGAGCGGCTGCTGCCCGCGTTCGCCGACGACATCGGGCTGCTCGGCGAGCTGACCGGCGAGGACTTCTCCGACTGGCTCTCGACCCGCGACCGCGGCTCGTTCGCGCAGCGGAGCGGCGCCGCCCCGGGGCTCAGCGCACCAGCGTGA